GTCCTCGAGGTGAAGTCGCTCGCCGTCCCGGAGCCCGGCCCCCGCGACGTCCTCATCCGCGTCGCCTACGCCGGCGTCGCCGAGTGGGACGCGTACGAGCAGGAGGGCGGGTTCGCCGGGATGCTCGGCGGGGAGCCGACGTTCCCCTACATCCTCGGCTCCGAGGGCGCGGGGGTCGTCGAGGCGGTCGGCGCGGAGGTCGAGCGCTTCAGCCCGGGCGACCGCGTCTACGCGCTGAAGCTGCCGCGGGGCGGGTTCTACGCCGAGTACACGGCCGTGCCGGAGGACACGGTCGCTCCCATCCCCGGGGCGCTCCCCATGGAGCAGGCCGCGGGGCTCGGCTGGATCGGGGTCACGGCGCTCCGCGGGATCGAGGACGTGCTGGACG
This is a stretch of genomic DNA from bacterium. It encodes these proteins:
- a CDS encoding NADP-dependent oxidoreductase, which translates into the protein MRAVAIDRFGGPEVLEVKSLAVPEPGPRDVLIRVAYAGVAEWDAYEQEGGFAGMLGGEPTFPYILGSEGAGVVEAVGAEVERFSPGDRVYALKLPRGGFYAEYTAVPEDTVAPIPGALPMEQAAGLGWIGVTALRGIEDVLDVKPGEAVLVLGASGGVGHAALQLAKLKGARVLAVASGADGVELARRLGADAVVDGREGDVVAAAREFAPDGLDAALLTVGGDVAQLVLST